CTGTGTCCTTTAGTGTCCTGGCCAAGAAagtgggataaaaaaaaaaaaaaaaaaatacgatgCTGATGAGATTAATGTAATTGAATGAAGTAGAATTGAAGAAGTTTGGTTTAAAATATTACCAGCTATTATGTGGAGATGATATAAAAAAGAGAACAAAAATTATTACTTAACTATTTCCTCTGCCACAGGAATAGTTATCTCCATATGTAATTTTCACTTTAATCTTATAAAAATATCCTTATACCAGTAGGTACAAGGTATAGATTGTCAGGCGGGTTTGACCCATTTAGTGTCCTGACCGGTATTTCTtgggagttgtctcccctggtcCACTACAGGATTAGTGGGGGGGTTGACTCGTttcacaatatataaataaaaatttatGTGCGGAGCACTTATTATGGAAAAAGTTGGGTtctttataaaaagaaaaaggtACAAGCTGGATATCAAGGGTTGTTAGTTGTTATAAAAAGAAACCTTGATTCCTGAGTTATATCGACTATTTTCTTAAGGAAATTAGTCGATGTACAAAGTATTATTAGTAATCTATTGCCCcgaaaaaaaagttcaaattcttTAGCACTATGATAACACTTTTCCGAACATGAAGGCGATGGAGTATTCATGAGtctatacatgaatatatatttacttaaaatataaacttttgtaTTTTAGTTCATATATTTACTTAGGGAGTAATTCccttttaaaacaatttgtattAGGTGGGCTCGCCCTACATTCTCATGACTGACCTTGTGACCCATTTCCCGTTACTTCTTTCTAACCGTACCGGGATCTGAgccacacacatatatatgccatTAACACACGGGTGTGTTAATATTCACTGAAATGGCTGCTGTGGGGTATAATGAGAAGTGCGCTAGTGATTGGGCAATCCCCTACCAACAGGACACACCTCCCATATATACCGTCACCTGTATACTTCATATCGCTCACCCGTACCTGTATATTTGTATCGATCCACCTTCATGTTGGGCTGACTTAAATTGCTAACCGCCAGCGGTGTTACCAAGTGTAATCTAAATTCTATTTATCCTATCTATAAatgggaaaaagaaaaaacctGCTGAAAGGCTTATAATGTTATCCCTATTAAAGTCTATACGGTAGAAAAAATACCTCCCTATTTATACGGGCTTTATTTAATAGTTTAAAGAAATAGTTCGTGTATACTGTCGCAGCAGTATCACGACTCCCCCCTTATTTATTCAATACAgttatttatcagaaatgatAGAGTGGGGCATGAGGACATTAGCGTATGAGTGTGCCGTGCAATACGTCACACCCCTAATTGCCGTATTCCTCctatatacactataataaaAAATCTAGGCCTATTCTAagacataataataaaaagaagtTCTACTTCTGAGATAGATGTATATAAGACGAAGATGTGTTGGGGACAGGTATTGTCTTACAAAGTATGATAAAAGGTCTAAAAGCACGTGACAAGCACCTAGATTTTGATggttattttgaagaaaaataaattgtatttatagtaTATTTGCTATACCAGTCTTAGAAATATATTTGAGTACTGCCGTAGTAGTATATCATGTCTATTTTCAATATGGTTTTATGTTGAGGGACCTGAATGTGAATGAACGCCGCCATCTTATTCTTGCAACAGACCATCAACTCAGCCTCCTTGCGAAGACCAAGACCTGGTACATGGATGCAACGTTCCACGTGGTCAAGCATCCCTTCACACAGCTGTTTAGTATCCATGGGTTCATTAGGTCTGGTTCCAGCATGAAACAGATACCTCTGGCATTCTGTTTTATGTCTGGAAAGCGAACAGAGGATTATTATGAGGTAATTACAGCAAAGGTCTATACATATCAAATGTTGCAATATTTAAGATAACtaatttatcaaaacaatttaattcatttatgatacactaatatataaataataaaataaattatggATAACAAATAATACctcttttttattatcattttccaAATCATAattctgtatttttttgtaGGTACTTCGATCCATCGACCGCCAACTGCCTGATGAGATCCGTCTGGAACTGTGCGTTGTGGACTTCGAGGCAGCCGTGTGGCAGGCTATCCGCCAGAGATATCCGGACTGTCGGATACAGGGCTGTGCATTCCACTGGTCACAGGCTGTGTTCCGGAAAGTTCAGGAGCTCGGATTACAGGTATTGTAAAGTGTATAGGTTAAGAAATtagttattgaaataaatagttaaatagaatatttgaatttcttgtaaaaagtatatacctatatctgaatata
The genomic region above belongs to Pecten maximus unplaced genomic scaffold, xPecMax1.1, whole genome shotgun sequence and contains:
- the LOC117318315 gene encoding uncharacterized protein LOC117318315, with the protein product RKINCIYSIFAIPVLEIYLSTAVVVYHVYFQYGFMLRDLNVNERRHLILATDHQLSLLAKTKTWYMDATFHVVKHPFTQLFSIHGFIRSGSSMKQIPLAFCFMSGKRTEDYYEVLRSIDRQLPDEIRLELCVVDFEAAVWQAIRQRYPDCRIQGCAFHWSQAVFRKVQELGLQTAYNERGDVYDFIRQVMCLPFLPSEQIVETFMRLDDRVTSPA